A single genomic interval of Rhododendron vialii isolate Sample 1 chromosome 3a, ASM3025357v1 harbors:
- the LOC131320689 gene encoding uncharacterized protein At1g28695-like, which translates to MKSSSSTLEFPPCQQSKLDSSSVTKKNRAFKFTILSLLLVGVLYIFIATPSSFKPPLSSPRSQCNCSTTHKMVNYQDELDKVLAETSTENKTVIIAVVNKAYVEGDKSMLDLFLDGFWLGNGTQGLINHILIVATDPVSYNRCKFLRLHCYKLETEGLEFVHEEIYGSGNYFKMMWRRTQFLGDVLKRGYNFIFTDTDILWLRNPFSILSPNETFDFQIACDGYQGNKPCAVNNGFSIVRSNNKTISLYDTWYEKRKVYVGKNEQAVVEYLMRDGLFRDLELNVRFLDTLYFSGFCENSRDIRSVVTVHANCCITISAKLADLTTVIHDWERAKKLSTNELSTFEWSEHKACINSTKNW; encoded by the exons ATGAAGAGCTCCTCTAGTACTCTGGAGTTTCCCCCTTGCCAACAATCGAAACTCGATTCTTCTTCTGTGACGAAGAAGAATCGAGCTTTTAAATTCACAATATTGTCCCTCTTGCTCGTCGGTGTACTTTACATCTTCATCGCCACTCCTTCTAGTTTCAAGCCTCCCCTTTCCAGCCCCAGGTCCCAATGCAATTGCTCAACCACG CATAAAATGGTTAATTACCAAGATGAACTCGACAAGGTTTTAGCCGAAACATCGACAGAAAACAAGACTGTAATTATCGCTGTGGTCAATAAAGCCTATGTGGAAGGGGACAAGTCGATGCTTGATCTATTCTTGGATGGTTTTTGGCTCGGCAATGGTACTCAGGGGTTAATAAATCACATTCTAATTGTGGCCACCGATCCAGTATCCTACAACCGGTGCAAGTTTCTTCGGCTTCATTGCTACAAGCTTGAAACAGAAGGTTTAGAATTTGTTCATGAGGAGATATACGGGTCTGGAAATTATTTCAAGATGATGTGGAGGCGGACTCAGTTTCTTGGGGATGTTCTCAAGCGTGGATACAACTTCATCTTCACG GACACTGATATATTATGGCTTAGGAACCCATTTTCCATTCTGAGCCCAAACGAAACATTTGACTTTCAAATCGCCTGCGATGGTTACCAAGGGAACAAGCCCTGCGCTGTCAACAACGGTTTTTCCATTGTTAGATCGAACAACAAGACAATTTCATTGTATGATACTTggtatgaaaaaagaaaagtctACGTCGGAAAGAACGAGCAGGCCGTTGTGGAGTATCTCATGAGAGATGGTTTGTTCAGAGACTTAGAACTCAATGTTAGGTTTTTGGACACACTTTATTTTAGTGGCTTTTGTGAAAATAGTAGAGATATTAGGTCTGTGGTGACTGTTCATGCTAATTGTTGTATTACTATAAGTGCTAAGTTGGCTGATCTAACGACTGTGATTCATGATTGGGAGAGAGCTAAGAAGTTATCCACCAATGAGCTGTCAACATTTGAATGGTCAGAGCACAAAGCTTGTATAAATTCCACAAAAAATTGGTAA
- the LOC131320688 gene encoding uncharacterized protein At1g28695-like — protein MKRSSTAGFPHYTQSNHIMTHKMKERAFDFTVLSLLFLGFLFIFIFSNPSSLKTLFSSSNPECKSSTTMMKMILHRDELDEVLAETSMENKTVIIAMVNKAYVEGDKSILDLFLDSFWLGDGTQGLINHLLIVATDEVSYQRCKFLQRHCYRLETDGVDFAEEQLYMTKDYLEMMWRRTQFLGDVLKRGYNFIFTDTDILWLRNPISILNSNETIDFQIATDFFNGSNSDHLNNGFSIVRSNNKTISLFDYWYAQRKDYGGCTEQFVLVTLMKNGLFKDLGLTFRFLDTLYFSGFCEKSKDVGVVVTVHANCCRTISAKVADLTTVIHHWKRAKKLSANETSTFRWPEHVACIDSWKNYTNPW, from the exons ATGAAGAGATCCTCTACCGCGGGTTTCCCCCATTACACGCAATCGAATCATATTATGACCCACAAGATGAAGGAACGAGCTTTCGATTTTACAGTACTGTCACTCTTGTTCCTGGGTTTCcttttcatcttcatcttctccaaTCCCTCCAGTCTCAAGACCCTCTTCTCCAGCTCTAATCCCGAATGCAAGTCCTCAACAACCATG ATGAAAATGATTCTTCACCGAGATGAACTCGATGAGGTGTTAGCTGAAACATCGATGGAAAATAAGACTGTAATTATCGCTATGGTAAACAAAGCCTATGTGGAAGGGGACAAGTCGATTCTTGATCTATTCTTGGATAGTTTCTGGCTTGGCGATGGTACTCAGGGGTTAATAAATCACCTTCTAATTGTGGCCACGGATGAAGTATCCTACCAGCGATGCAAGTTTCTCCAGCGTCATTGCTACAGGCTTGAAACAGATGGTGTAGATTTTGCTGAGGAGCAGTTATACATGACTAAAGATTATCTCGAAATGATGTGGCGGCGGACTCAGTTTCTTGGTGATGTTCTTAAGCGTGGCTACAACTTCATCTTCACG GACACCGATATATTATGGCTTAGGAATCCAATTTCCATTTTGAACTCAAACGAAACGATAGACTTTCAAATCGCCACCGATTTTTTCAACGGGTCCAATTCCGACCACCTCAACAATGGTTTTTCAATTGTCAGATCGAACAACAAGACAATCTCATTGTTTGATTACTGGTATGCGCAAAGAAAAGACTACGGTGGATGTACTGAGCAGTTCGTGTTAGTGACGCTCATGAAAAATGGTTTGTTTAAAGACTTAGGACTCACTTTCAGGTTCTTGGACACACTTTATTTTAGTGGCTTTTGTGAAAAGAGCAAAGATGTTGGGGTTGTGGTAACTGTTCATGCTAATTGCTGCCGTACTATAAGTGCCAAGGTCGCTGATCTAACAACTGTAATTCACCATTGGAAGAGGGCTAAGAAGTTATCGGCCAACGAGACGTCAACATTTCGATGGCCAGAGCATGTAGCTTGCATAGATTCCTGGAAGAATTACACAAATCCTTGGTGA
- the LOC131320691 gene encoding uncharacterized protein At1g28695-like: MKRSSTTGFPHYTQSNHIMTHKMKNRAFDFTVLSLLFLGFLFIFIFSNPSSLKTLFSSSNPECKSSTTMMKMIIHRDELDEVLAETSMENKTVIIAMVNKAYVEGDKSILDLFLDSFWLGDGTQGLINHLLIVATDEVSYQRCKFLQRHCYRLKTDGVDFAGEQLYMTKDYLEMMWRRTQFLGDVLKRGYNFIFTDTDILWLRNPISILSSNKTIDFQIATDFFNGSNSDHLNNGFSIVRSNKKTISLFDYWYAQRKDYSGCTEQFVLVTLMKNGLFKDLGLTFKFLDTLYFSGFCEKSKDVGVVVTVHANCCRTISAKVADLTTVIHHWKRAKKLSANETSTFRWPEHVACIDSWKNYTNPW, from the exons ATGAAGAGATCCTCTACCACGGGTTTCCCCCATTACACGCAATCGAATCATATTATGACCCATAAGATGAAGAATCGAGCTTTCGATTTTACAGTACTGTCACTCTTGTTTCTGGGTTTCcttttcatcttcatcttctccaaTCCCTCCAGTCTCAAGACCCTCTTCTCCAGCTCTAATCCCGAATGCAAGTCCTCAACAACCATG ATGAAAATGATTATTCACCGAGATGAACTCGATGAGGTGTTAGCTGAAACATCGATGGAAAACAAGACTGTAATTATCGCTATGGTAAACAAAGCCTATGTGGAAGGGGACAAGTCGATTCTTGATCTATTCTTGGATAGTTTTTGGCTTGGCGATGGTACTCAGGGGTTAATAAATCACCTTCTAATTGTGGCCACGGATGAAGTATCTTACCAACGGTGTAAGTTTCTCCAGCGTCATTGCTACAGGCTTAAAACAGATGGTGTAGATTTTGCTGGGGAGCAGTTATACATGACTAAAGATTATCTCGAAATGATGTGGAGGCGGACTCAGTTTCTTGGTGATGTTCTCAAGCGTGGCTACAACTTCATCTTCACA GACACCGATATATTATGGCTTAGGAATCCAATTTCCATTTTGAGCTCAAACAAAACGATAGACTTTCAAATCGCAACCGATTTTTTCAACGGGTCCAATTCTGACCACCTCAACAATGGTTTTTCAATTGTCAGATCGAACAAGAAGACAATCTCATTGTTTGATTACTGGTATGCGCAAAGAAAAGACTATAGTGGTTGTACTGAGCAGTTCGTGTTGGTGACGCTCATGAAAAATGGTTTGTTTAAAGACTTAGGACTCACTTTTAAGTTCTTGGACACACTTTATTTCAGTGGCTTTTGTGAAAAGAGCAAAGATGTTGGGGTTGTGGTAACTGTTCATGCTAATTGCTGCCGTACTATAAGTGCCAAGGTCGCTGATCTAACAACTGTAATTCACCATTGGAAGAGGGCTAAGAAGTTATCGGCCAACGAGACGTCAACATTTCGATGGCCAGAGCACGTAGCTTGTATAGATTCCTGGAAGAATTACACAAATCCTTGGTGA
- the LOC131320690 gene encoding uncharacterized protein At1g28695-like translates to MKRSSTTGFPHYTQSNHIMTHKMKNRAFDFTVLSLLFLGFLFIFIFSNPSSLKTLFSSSNPECKSSTTMMKMIIHRDELDEVLAETSMENKTVIIAMVNKAYVEGDKSILDLFLDSFWLGDGTQGLINHLLIVATDEVSYQRCKFLQRHCYRLKTDGVDFAGEQLYMTKDYLEMMWRRTQFLGDVLKRGYNFIFTVCFFGFMGT, encoded by the exons ATGAAGAGATCCTCTACCACGGGTTTCCCCCATTACACGCAATCGAATCATATTATGACCCATAAGATGAAGAATCGAGCTTTCGATTTTACAGTACTGTCACTCTTGTTTCTGGGTTTCcttttcatcttcatcttctccaaTCCCTCCAGTCTCAAGACCCTCTTCTCCAGCTCTAATCCCGAATGCAAGTCCTCAACAACCATG ATGAAAATGATTATTCACCGAGATGAACTCGATGAGGTGTTAGCTGAAACATCGATGGAAAACAAGACTGTAATTATCGCTATGGTAAACAAAGCCTATGTGGAAGGGGACAAGTCGATTCTTGATCTATTCTTGGATAGTTTTTGGCTTGGCGATGGTACTCAGGGGTTAATAAATCACCTTCTAATTGTGGCCACGGATGAAGTATCTTACCAACGGTGTAAGTTTCTCCAGCGTCATTGCTACAGGCTTAAAACAGATGGTGTAGATTTTGCTGGGGAGCAGTTATACATGACTAAAGATTATCTCGAAATGATGTGGAGGCGGACTCAGTTTCTTGGTGATGTTCTCAAGCGTGGCTACAACTTCATCTTCACAGTATGTTTCTTTGGTTTCATGGGAACTTAG